Proteins encoded in a region of the Natator depressus isolate rNatDep1 chromosome 23, rNatDep2.hap1, whole genome shotgun sequence genome:
- the CCNQ gene encoding cyclin-Q, with the protein MGPPCRLHPGTGHRAAERRPEPHAGSWGGLKPARAPDWAAAGAMEPDQAASDQTGPGSAETRSHFKVTRFIMEAGVKLGLHSIPVATACTIYHSFFRATVAPGPYDPYLVAMAALYLAGKVEEQHLRTRDIINVSHRYLHPKSDPLELDSHFWELRDSIVQCELLMLRVLGFRVSFRHPHKYLLHYLLSLRRWMNRHSWERIPVAAAAWALLRDSYHGGLCVRYPPQHVAVAVLYLALHCYGVEVPVHAQAQKPWWQVFSEDLSKAQIDQIVLDLIQIYTLDAEIS; encoded by the exons ATGGGGCCTCCCTGCCGGCTACATCCGGGCACCGGCCACCGCGCGGCCGAACGACGGCCTGAGCCCCACGCTGGCTCATGGGGAGGGCTCAAGCCGGCGAGGGCTCCTGattgg GCGGCCGCGGGTGCCATGGAGCCCGACCAGGCGGCCAGCGACCAGACCGGGCCAGGATCCGCCGAGACCAGGAGCCATTTCAAGGTCACCCGGTTCATCATGGAGGCAG GGGTGAAGCTGGGTCTGCACTCCATCCCTGTGGCCACGGCCTGCACCATCTACCACAGTTTCTTCAGGGCCACGGTGGCCCCGGGACCCTACGACCCCTACCTGGTGGCCATGGCTGCGCTGTACCTGGCCGGGAAGGTGGAGGAGCAGCACCTACGCACCCGGGACATCATCAACGTCAGCCACCG gtacTTACACCCCAAGAGCGACCCCCTGGAGCTCGACTCCCATTTCTGGGAGCTGCGGGACAGCATCGTCCAGTGCGAGCTGCTCATGCTGCGGGTGCTCGGCTTCCGTGTCTCCTTCCGGCACCCCCACAAG TACCTGCTCCATTACCTGCTCTCCCTGAGGCGGTGGATGAACCGGCACAGCTGGGAGCGGATCCCGGTCGCGGCGGCAGCCTGGGCGCTGCTCCGGGACAGCTACCACGGGGGGCTGTGTGTGCGCTACCCCCCCCAGCACGTGGCGGTGGCTGTGCTGTACCTCGCCCTGCACTGCTACGGGGTGGAGGTGCCCGTCCATGCGCAGGCCCAGAAACCCTGGTGGCAG GTGTTCAGTGAAGATCTCAGCAAGGCTCAGATTGACCAGATCGTATTGGACCTGATCCAGATTTACACCTTGGATGCAGAAATCTCCTAA